In Streptomyces sp. DG2A-72, one genomic interval encodes:
- a CDS encoding FMN-dependent NADH-azoreductase, whose translation MPTLLHLDTSPRLGSTTRRVTAEFAASWRAAHPDGTHIYRDLAANSVPHVDAQQIAVMHRLESAAERDLDLALMAPNTPEEKESWAICWELIEEVRAAETLLLGLPMHNFSLPSTFKAWFDRIVIPPLVVDPETGTGPLAGKQVVVVTARGGAYGPGTPRHAFDFQEPYLKAAFGMVALADDLTFLRAEMTKSGHVPRLAGFQQLAASSLKEALEGARRHAQRVRV comes from the coding sequence ATGCCCACCCTGCTCCATCTCGACACCAGTCCACGTCTGGGCTCCACCACCCGGAGGGTCACCGCCGAGTTCGCCGCATCGTGGCGCGCCGCCCATCCCGACGGCACGCACATCTACCGCGACCTCGCCGCGAACTCCGTACCCCATGTCGACGCCCAGCAGATCGCGGTCATGCACCGCCTGGAAAGCGCCGCCGAACGCGACCTCGACCTGGCTCTGATGGCACCCAACACGCCGGAGGAGAAGGAGAGTTGGGCCATCTGCTGGGAGCTGATCGAAGAGGTGCGGGCGGCGGAGACGCTGCTTCTCGGTCTTCCGATGCACAACTTCTCCCTGCCTTCCACCTTCAAGGCCTGGTTCGACCGCATCGTGATCCCGCCGCTGGTCGTGGACCCCGAGACCGGCACGGGTCCGCTGGCCGGCAAGCAGGTCGTCGTCGTCACCGCTCGCGGTGGTGCGTACGGGCCGGGCACACCCCGGCACGCGTTCGACTTCCAGGAGCCGTACCTCAAGGCCGCGTTCGGCATGGTGGCGCTCGCCGACGATCTCACCTTCCTGCGCGCGGAGATGACGAAGTCCGGTCATGTGCCCCGGCTCGCCGGCTTCCAGCAACTGGCTGCCTCCTCGCTCAAGGAAGCCCTGGAGGGCGCCCGCAGGCACGCCCAGCGCGTCCGCGTGTGA
- a CDS encoding class II 3-deoxy-7-phosphoheptulonate synthase: METLKTTTPKIELVNTWRGLPAGQQPDYPDPAALHRVTEELASVPPLVFSDECDRLKDRLAAVARGEALLLQGGDCAETFDRVSKETVHSKLNTLMQMAAVLTYAASMPVVKVGRLAGQYAKPRSQPTETRDGLTLPTYRGDAVNGLAFTAEARVPDPERLLRMYQASSNTLNLVRAFTAGGYASLSQVHEWNRDFIAGSPLKVKYEIIANGIDRAMHFMRATGARPQDFDDSEFFVSHEGLLLDYETPLTRREGRTGRVHATSGHMLWIGERTRDIDGAHVEYFSRIDNPIGVKLGPATTPDTALQLIDRLDPQHEPGRLTFVVRLGVDKVRDVLPPLVEKVTASGAQVAWVCDPMHGNTMGAPSGHKTRRFDDILGEVRGFFEVHRALGTHAGGIHVELTGDDVTECVGGGHDLGFPDLSARYESACDPRLNRSQSLDLAFLVAEFLHGDHPALDGLSG; encoded by the coding sequence ATGGAAACCCTGAAGACCACCACGCCCAAAATCGAACTGGTGAACACATGGCGCGGGCTGCCGGCGGGCCAGCAGCCCGACTACCCGGATCCGGCGGCCCTGCATCGCGTCACCGAGGAGCTGGCATCCGTACCGCCGCTCGTCTTCTCGGACGAATGCGACCGTCTCAAGGACCGCCTCGCCGCGGTCGCCCGCGGTGAGGCGCTGCTGCTCCAGGGCGGTGACTGCGCGGAGACCTTCGACCGGGTCTCCAAGGAGACCGTGCACAGCAAGCTGAACACCCTGATGCAGATGGCGGCCGTCCTCACCTACGCCGCCTCGATGCCCGTCGTGAAGGTCGGCCGTCTCGCGGGCCAGTACGCCAAGCCACGCTCCCAGCCCACCGAGACCCGCGACGGGCTCACCCTGCCCACCTACCGCGGCGACGCCGTCAACGGACTCGCCTTCACCGCCGAGGCCCGCGTCCCCGACCCGGAGCGCCTGCTGCGGATGTACCAGGCGTCCTCCAACACCCTCAACCTGGTACGGGCGTTCACCGCCGGCGGCTATGCGAGCCTGAGCCAGGTGCACGAGTGGAACCGGGACTTCATCGCGGGCTCGCCACTGAAGGTCAAGTACGAGATCATCGCGAACGGCATCGACCGCGCCATGCACTTCATGCGCGCCACCGGGGCCCGCCCGCAGGACTTCGACGACTCGGAGTTCTTCGTCTCGCACGAGGGACTCCTCCTCGACTACGAGACCCCGCTCACCCGCCGCGAGGGCCGCACCGGCCGTGTCCACGCCACCTCCGGCCACATGCTCTGGATCGGCGAGCGCACCCGCGACATCGACGGCGCCCACGTCGAGTACTTCTCCCGCATCGACAACCCCATCGGCGTCAAACTCGGCCCGGCGACCACCCCGGACACGGCCCTGCAGCTGATCGACCGCCTCGACCCGCAACACGAGCCCGGGCGTCTCACCTTCGTCGTCCGCCTCGGCGTCGACAAGGTACGGGACGTGCTGCCCCCGCTGGTGGAGAAGGTCACCGCATCCGGCGCGCAGGTCGCCTGGGTCTGCGACCCCATGCACGGCAACACCATGGGGGCGCCCTCCGGACACAAGACGCGCCGCTTCGACGACATCCTCGGCGAGGTCCGCGGCTTCTTCGAGGTGCACCGGGCGCTCGGCACCCACGCGGGAGGCATCCATGTCGAGCTGACCGGCGACGACGTCACCGAGTGCGTCGGCGGCGGCCACGACCTCGGCTTCCCCGACCTGTCCGCCCGCTACGAGTCGGCCTGCGACCCCCGCCTCAACCGCAGCCAGTCCCTCGATCTCGCGTTCCTGGTCGCCGAGTTCCTGCACGGCGACCACCCGGCGCTCGACGGACTGTCGGGGTGA
- the aroC gene encoding chorismate synthase has protein sequence MGRLRWLTAGESHGPALVATLEGLPAGVPITTEMVADHLARRRLGYGRGARMKFERDEVTFLGGVRHGLTLGSPVAVMVGNTEWPKWEQVMAADPIDPEILAGLARNAPLTRPRPGHADLAGMQKYGFDEARPILERASARETAARVALGAVARSYLKETAGIEIVSHVIELCSVKAPQGVYPTPADVEKLDADPLRCLDADASKAMVAEVDQAHKDGDTLGGVVEVLAYGVPVGLGSHVHWDRKLDARLAGALMGIQAIKGVELGDGFELARVPGSKAHDEIVNTPEGIRRVSGRSGGTEGGLSTGELLRVRAAMKPIATVPRALQTVDVATGEATQAHHQRSDVSAVPAAGIVAEAMVALVLADAVAEKFGGDNVAETRRNVRSYLDNLAIR, from the coding sequence GTGGGCAGGTTGCGCTGGCTGACCGCGGGGGAGTCGCACGGCCCCGCACTCGTCGCGACGCTGGAGGGCCTTCCGGCCGGCGTGCCGATCACCACGGAGATGGTGGCGGATCACCTGGCGCGGCGGCGGCTCGGCTATGGACGCGGTGCCCGGATGAAGTTCGAGCGGGACGAGGTCACCTTCCTCGGCGGCGTCCGGCACGGTCTGACCCTCGGCTCCCCGGTCGCGGTCATGGTGGGCAACACCGAGTGGCCCAAGTGGGAGCAGGTCATGGCGGCCGACCCGATCGACCCGGAGATCCTGGCCGGTCTGGCGCGCAACGCGCCGCTGACCCGGCCGCGTCCCGGTCACGCCGACCTCGCGGGGATGCAGAAGTACGGATTCGACGAGGCCCGTCCGATCCTGGAGCGCGCTTCTGCCCGGGAGACCGCCGCCCGCGTGGCGCTGGGCGCGGTGGCCCGGTCGTATCTGAAGGAGACGGCCGGGATCGAGATCGTCAGCCATGTCATCGAGCTGTGTTCCGTGAAGGCGCCGCAGGGTGTGTACCCCACGCCGGCCGACGTGGAGAAGCTGGACGCCGACCCGCTGCGCTGCCTGGACGCGGATGCCTCCAAGGCGATGGTCGCCGAGGTCGATCAGGCCCACAAGGACGGTGACACGCTCGGTGGTGTGGTGGAGGTCCTGGCGTACGGGGTGCCCGTGGGCCTGGGCTCGCATGTGCACTGGGACCGCAAGCTGGATGCCCGGCTCGCGGGTGCGCTGATGGGCATTCAGGCGATCAAGGGTGTGGAGCTGGGTGACGGTTTCGAGCTGGCGCGGGTGCCGGGCTCGAAGGCGCATGACGAGATCGTGAACACGCCGGAGGGCATCCGGCGGGTCTCCGGCCGTTCCGGCGGTACGGAGGGCGGGCTGAGCACGGGTGAGCTGTTGCGGGTGCGGGCGGCGATGAAGCCGATCGCGACCGTGCCGCGCGCCCTGCAGACGGTGGACGTGGCCACCGGTGAGGCCACTCAGGCCCACCACCAGCGCTCCGACGTCTCCGCGGTCCCGGCGGCCGGCATCGTCGCCGAGGCGATGGTCGCCCTGGTGCTGGCGGACGCGGTGGCGGAGAAGTTCGGCGGCGACAACGTGGCCGAAACCCGCCGCAACGTGCGGTCCTACCTCGACAACCTGGCGATCCGGTGA
- a CDS encoding shikimate kinase, whose protein sequence is MSAVPAIVLVGPMGVGKSTVGQLLAERLGVGYRDTDDDIVAVVGRPVRDVFRAQGEAYFRTLERSAVRAALAEHDGVLALGGGAILAADTRALLTGLPVVFLDVGPGEAVRRMGRDAFRPLLAVNPHVRWRELMDVRRPLYESVARAVIGTGGTRPEKVAQAVIDVLELRVA, encoded by the coding sequence GTGAGCGCGGTGCCTGCGATCGTGCTGGTCGGTCCGATGGGTGTCGGCAAGTCGACGGTCGGGCAGCTGCTCGCCGAGCGGCTCGGCGTCGGCTACCGGGACACCGACGACGACATCGTGGCCGTCGTCGGACGGCCGGTGCGGGATGTCTTCCGTGCCCAAGGAGAGGCGTACTTCCGCACGTTGGAGCGTTCAGCGGTCCGTGCCGCGCTGGCCGAGCACGACGGTGTGCTCGCCCTCGGCGGCGGCGCGATCCTCGCTGCGGACACCCGCGCCCTGCTCACCGGCCTGCCGGTCGTCTTCCTCGACGTCGGCCCCGGTGAGGCCGTGCGGCGCATGGGGCGGGACGCCTTCCGGCCGCTGCTGGCGGTGAACCCGCACGTGCGCTGGCGCGAACTGATGGATGTACGGCGTCCGTTGTACGAGTCGGTCGCCCGCGCCGTGATCGGGACGGGCGGGACCCGGCCGGAGAAAGTGGCTCAAGCAGTCATCGACGTACTGGAGTTGAGAGTGGCATGA
- a CDS encoding chorismate mutase, with product MTVIDTRESVQTELSGLRDSIDNIDAAVVHMLAERFKCTQRVGRLKAVHRLPPADPSREARQIARLREIAHAARLDPAFAEKLLQFIIAEVIRHHRIQAAEPDPPFPAQD from the coding sequence ATGACCGTCATCGACACGCGGGAGTCCGTACAGACCGAACTGAGCGGGCTGCGCGACAGCATCGACAACATCGACGCGGCTGTGGTGCACATGCTCGCGGAGCGCTTCAAGTGCACCCAACGGGTGGGCCGTTTGAAGGCGGTCCACCGGCTGCCGCCGGCCGACCCGTCGCGGGAGGCCCGGCAGATCGCCCGGCTCCGTGAGATCGCCCACGCGGCCCGGCTCGACCCGGCGTTCGCGGAGAAGCTGTTGCAGTTCATCATCGCCGAGGTCATCCGGCACCATCGGATTCAGGCCGCGGAACCGGACCCGCCGTTTCCCGCACAGGATTGA
- a CDS encoding multicopper oxidase family protein, with protein sequence MITRRTFLVSGAAVTGTLGAAGLLVPATSGSASAAGLDPAAIPKFTARMPLAPVLQPYLVSGTTSYYAMTMREAAKEIVPGRSTTVRTFNGSFPGPVVKARSDRRVVIRQTNLLTVPTSVHLHGAHVPEDSDGAPMDLIAPGGGVKTYTYPNTQPHANLWFHDHAHHIESENVFRGLTGTYLLTDDTEQNLGLPSGSYDVPISLRDARFDDSGQLHYEMEDIFNRNVILANGKAWPYFEVAARKYRFRVFNTANMRFFDLRLSDGSAFTQIGSDGGLLARPHRTASLALSPGERADIVIDFSKYPVGTELVLANDVNAAPGGPADLVGQVLQFRVNRTAADSSRVPSVLRTLPELPPATAGRTIDLRMDETGSPDDLAYINGKTYDMHRVDTEIAHGTTEIWTVVNSNRIAPHNFHIHLVQFRVLERNGQPVTSGPESGLKDTISLMPGETVKLQATFTGYRGTYLYHCHVFDHAAMGMMATMKIV encoded by the coding sequence GTGATCACTCGCAGAACCTTTCTCGTGTCCGGAGCGGCCGTCACCGGCACCCTGGGCGCAGCCGGACTCCTCGTCCCCGCGACGAGCGGGAGTGCCTCGGCGGCCGGGCTCGACCCGGCCGCCATCCCGAAGTTCACGGCGCGGATGCCGCTGGCTCCGGTGCTCCAGCCGTATCTCGTATCGGGCACCACGAGCTATTACGCCATGACGATGAGGGAGGCCGCCAAGGAGATCGTGCCGGGGCGCTCCACAACCGTGCGCACCTTCAACGGGAGCTTCCCGGGGCCGGTCGTCAAGGCCCGGTCCGACCGGCGCGTCGTCATCCGGCAGACCAACCTCCTGACCGTGCCGACCTCGGTCCATCTGCACGGCGCCCATGTCCCCGAGGACAGCGACGGAGCGCCGATGGACCTCATCGCGCCGGGCGGCGGCGTGAAGACGTACACGTACCCCAACACTCAGCCGCACGCGAACCTCTGGTTCCACGACCACGCCCACCACATCGAGTCGGAGAACGTCTTTCGCGGGCTCACCGGCACCTATCTGCTCACCGACGACACCGAGCAGAACCTGGGCCTCCCGTCCGGAAGTTACGACGTGCCCATCTCCCTCCGGGACGCGCGCTTCGACGACAGCGGCCAACTCCATTACGAAATGGAGGACATCTTCAACCGGAACGTCATCCTCGCCAACGGCAAGGCGTGGCCGTACTTCGAGGTCGCGGCACGCAAATACCGCTTCCGCGTCTTCAACACCGCCAACATGCGGTTCTTCGACCTCCGGCTGTCCGACGGCTCCGCATTCACCCAGATAGGCTCCGACGGCGGACTGCTCGCGAGGCCGCACCGGACGGCCTCCCTTGCGCTGTCACCCGGTGAACGCGCCGACATCGTCATCGACTTCTCGAAGTACCCGGTCGGCACGGAACTCGTCCTCGCCAACGATGTGAACGCCGCTCCCGGCGGGCCCGCGGACCTGGTCGGCCAGGTGCTCCAGTTCCGGGTGAACCGCACGGCGGCCGACAGCAGCAGGGTCCCGAGCGTGCTCAGGACCCTGCCGGAACTGCCGCCCGCCACGGCCGGCCGCACCATCGACCTGCGTATGGACGAGACCGGCAGCCCGGACGACCTGGCGTACATCAACGGCAAGACGTACGACATGCATCGCGTCGACACCGAGATCGCCCACGGCACCACCGAGATCTGGACCGTCGTCAACAGCAACCGGATCGCACCGCACAACTTCCATATCCACCTGGTGCAGTTCAGGGTGCTGGAACGTAACGGGCAACCGGTGACATCCGGTCCCGAGAGCGGGCTGAAGGACACGATCAGCCTGATGCCGGGGGAGACCGTGAAGCTGCAGGCGACGTTCACCGGTTACCGGGGGACGTACCTCTACCACTGCCATGTCTTCGACCATGCCGCGATGGGCATGATGGCGACGATGAAGATCGTCTGA
- a CDS encoding winged helix-turn-helix transcriptional regulator, whose amino-acid sequence MAEDGTSKTATHIDVPDQVNEGVTTCQLREVLDRVGDKWSVLIMALLGSGPRRYSELRRSIDGISQRMLTLTLRSLERDGLVIRTVTPTTPPRVDYELTPVGLTLSREVSSLIRWADEHREYISVSRRSYDAG is encoded by the coding sequence GAAGACGGCACTTCAAAAACCGCTACGCACATCGATGTTCCCGACCAGGTCAACGAGGGGGTGACGACCTGTCAGCTCCGTGAGGTGCTGGACCGGGTGGGCGACAAGTGGAGCGTGCTGATCATGGCGCTGCTGGGCTCCGGCCCCCGGCGGTACTCGGAGCTGCGCCGCTCGATCGACGGCATCTCCCAGCGCATGCTGACCCTCACCCTGCGCAGCCTGGAGCGTGACGGGCTGGTCATCCGCACCGTCACGCCCACGACTCCGCCGCGGGTCGACTACGAACTGACGCCGGTCGGACTGACGCTGTCCCGGGAGGTGAGTTCCCTCATCCGGTGGGCCGACGAGCACCGCGAGTACATCAGCGTCTCGCGGCGCAGCTACGACGCGGGGTAG